A genome region from Bacteroidia bacterium includes the following:
- a CDS encoding thiolase family protein has protein sequence MKKAVFLIDAVRTPIGSYGGSLKDIPVSTLATIPAKALITRNNLDSKSIQVVVMGNVCSAGDVHNPARNVAFNCGLDDDVSTYTVNRLCGSGLQAVIHALMEIETDNAQMTMAVGAENMSRYPQLLLNRWGTKYGSITLIDGTSEILSDPMDKYPAGLLGENCAREYGISRESCDQFAWESQQKYLNAHTQNTFANQMIPVEVGGKIGTFSQDEHPRQTTLEKMATLSPVFSKNGVITAGNASGINDGAAAALFADEETIKSNHLKPIARIVGYAAAGIDHNLMGYAPTLATQKLLKKTGLKINDLDLIEINEAFAAQVLAVEKGLEWDRNKVNVNGGAIALGHPLGMSGVRILTMLAHELAARKAKYGLATICIGGGMGLSIIIENLH, from the coding sequence ATGAAAAAAGCCGTTTTTTTAATTGACGCAGTCAGAACTCCTATTGGCAGCTATGGAGGTTCCTTAAAAGACATTCCGGTATCAACATTGGCCACTATTCCTGCAAAGGCTCTAATTACCCGAAATAATTTGGATTCAAAATCCATACAAGTCGTTGTTATGGGCAATGTTTGTTCGGCGGGAGACGTTCATAATCCGGCCAGAAATGTTGCTTTTAACTGTGGTTTAGATGATGACGTAAGTACCTATACCGTAAACCGGCTTTGCGGATCTGGGCTACAAGCTGTTATTCATGCACTTATGGAAATTGAAACTGATAATGCTCAAATGACTATGGCTGTGGGAGCAGAAAACATGAGCCGTTATCCACAATTATTGCTCAATCGCTGGGGTACTAAGTATGGCAGTATTACCTTAATAGACGGTACTTCTGAAATTTTGAGTGATCCGATGGATAAATACCCGGCAGGTTTACTGGGAGAAAACTGCGCCCGCGAATACGGAATTAGCCGTGAAAGTTGCGACCAATTTGCATGGGAAAGTCAGCAAAAATACCTCAACGCCCATACTCAAAATACTTTTGCAAACCAGATGATTCCTGTTGAAGTAGGGGGAAAAATTGGTACTTTTTCGCAAGATGAACATCCCCGCCAAACTACCTTAGAAAAAATGGCAACCTTATCTCCTGTGTTCAGTAAAAATGGCGTTATCACAGCCGGCAATGCAAGTGGTATCAATGACGGCGCAGCCGCAGCTTTGTTTGCCGATGAAGAAACCATTAAATCAAATCATTTAAAACCAATAGCCCGCATTGTAGGATATGCCGCCGCCGGAATAGATCATAATCTGATGGGATACGCCCCTACCCTCGCAACACAAAAACTACTAAAAAAAACTGGACTGAAAATAAATGACTTAGACTTAATTGAAATTAATGAGGCTTTTGCAGCACAGGTATTAGCTGTGGAAAAAGGACTTGAATGGGACAGAAATAAGGTAAATGTAAACGGCGGCGCCATAGCCTTAGGACATCCTTTGGGAATGTCTGGAGTACGTATTTTAACTATGCTTGCTCATGAACTCGCTGCCCGAAAAGCTAAATACGGCTTAGCAACTATCTGCATCGGAGGCGGAATGGGGCTTTCTATTATCATTGAAAACCTACACTAA
- a CDS encoding aminopeptidase P N-terminal domain-containing protein — protein sequence MKYNPPAADLFISNRERFMRAMLPGTMAVFFSNDLIMDNADSHYPFRQNSNMYYLSGIDQEEVVLMLFPDAPKPDFREILLVRKTNEHIQIWEGWKYSLEEAAAASGISKVFYIEEFENLFLSLINHSQGIYLDFNEHERNRIFTETAAHRLAKRLKKQFPAHSLHRAAPILEKLRAIKSSEEIELIKTACGITRKAFLRTLRFVRPGVWEHEIEAEILHEFIRNRATGPAYGSIIAAGKNACVLHYVQNNQQCQEGELILMDFGAEYANYSSDLTRTIPVSGKFSARQKDVYNSVLRIMKHTTNQLVQGKTLDTYHTELGSIVTEELLKLGLLTLQDLSTPSPIPPYKKYFMHGCSHYLGLDTHDVGSRYTPFEPGMVFTCEPGIYIPEEGIGIRIENNIWIQGATNTDLMADIPREVDEIEAIMAGDLMLV from the coding sequence ATGAAATATAATCCACCGGCTGCTGATTTGTTTATTTCTAATAGAGAAAGATTTATGCGGGCGATGCTGCCCGGAACTATGGCTGTTTTCTTCTCAAACGATTTGATTATGGATAATGCAGATAGCCATTACCCATTTCGGCAAAATAGCAATATGTATTATTTGTCAGGAATAGATCAAGAAGAAGTTGTTTTGATGCTGTTTCCAGATGCTCCTAAGCCTGATTTTCGGGAGATTTTACTTGTGCGCAAAACAAATGAACATATTCAGATTTGGGAAGGCTGGAAATATTCTCTTGAAGAGGCGGCAGCCGCTTCCGGAATTTCAAAAGTGTTTTATATTGAGGAGTTTGAAAACTTATTTTTATCACTCATTAATCATTCTCAAGGAATTTATTTAGATTTTAATGAGCATGAGCGCAATCGTATTTTCACAGAAACGGCAGCGCATCGGTTGGCAAAACGCCTTAAAAAGCAATTTCCAGCTCATTCTCTGCACCGAGCTGCACCGATATTAGAAAAACTTCGTGCAATTAAATCATCAGAAGAAATTGAACTGATTAAAACTGCCTGCGGGATTACCCGGAAGGCTTTTTTACGCACCTTACGTTTTGTGCGCCCAGGCGTGTGGGAGCATGAAATAGAAGCAGAAATATTGCACGAATTTATCCGAAATAGAGCTACCGGCCCTGCTTATGGATCTATTATCGCTGCCGGAAAAAATGCCTGCGTCTTACACTATGTTCAAAATAACCAGCAGTGCCAAGAAGGAGAACTTATACTGATGGATTTTGGAGCAGAATATGCTAATTATTCATCAGATTTAACCCGAACAATACCCGTTTCAGGAAAATTTTCTGCACGGCAGAAAGATGTTTATAATAGCGTTTTACGAATTATGAAACATACTACAAATCAATTAGTTCAGGGAAAAACGTTGGATACTTACCACACTGAATTAGGTAGTATTGTTACAGAAGAATTGCTAAAACTTGGTTTATTGACATTACAAGATTTATCTACGCCAAGCCCAATTCCGCCATACAAAAAATATTTCATGCATGGTTGCTCACATTATTTAGGATTAGACACTCATGATGTTGGTAGCCGTTATACTCCTTTTGAACCCGGTATGGTATTTACTTGTGAACCCGGAATATACATCCCGGAAGAAGGTATTGGAATACGAATCGAGAATAATATTTGGATACAAGGAGCTACAAATACAGATTTAATGGCAGATATTCCTCGAGAAGTTGATGAAATTGAGGCAATTATGGCCGGCGATTTAATGCTGGTATAA